The nucleotide window TTCAGCGCCGAATCCTGCGGCTCGCCCAGGAAGAAGGCCAGGTCGATGCCGTCGGCGATGATGTCCACGTTGCGGTCCGACAGCCGCAGCCGCACCTCGACGCCGGAATATTCGTCGCAGAATTTCGGCACCAAGGGCGCGATCAGCCGCCGCCCCAGCCCCAAAGGCGCCGTCACCCGCAGGGCGCCATGCGGCATGCCGGAAAAGCCCGACACCACCGCCTCGGCCTCGTCCAGCGTCTCGATCACCCGGCGGGCATTGTCGTAGAAGGCCCGCCCCACCTCGGTCGGCACCAGCTTGCGGGTGGTGCGGTTCAGCAGCCGCACGCCGTAGCGCGTCTCCAGATCCTTGATCCGGTTCGAGGCGACGGCCGGCGACATGCGCAGGTCGCGCCCGCCTGCGGTGATCGAGCCCAGTTCGACCACGCGGACAAAAACCCGTAGACTTTCAAGATATGGCATGGATTCAACCCGCCTCTTTCAAGGAATCGCTGAAAGTCTTATGCTCAATCCGAGATTTCGCAAAGAGCAATTCGCATCTAGGCTTTTCCCATACCCAGCCATCCGAGCGAGGACCGAATGGGCCAAGAATTGCGCTTTCTTCTGAACAATACCGAGATCCGCCTGACCGAGGCGGGCTCGCGCGACACGCTGCTGGACTTCCTGCGGCTGAACCGTCGCCTCACCGGCACCAAGGAGGGCTGCGCCGAAGGCGATTGCGGCGCCTGCACCGTGCTGGTCGGCCGCCTGCACCAGGGCCGGCTGCATTACGAGCCGATCAATGCCTGCATCCGCTTCCTGGCCTCGTGCCACGGCTGCCATGTCGTCACCGTCGAGCATCTGCGCGGCGCCGATGGCGGGCTGCACCCGGTCCAGGCGGCCATGGTCGAGCATCACGGCAGCCAATGCGGCTTCTGCACGCCGGGCTTCGTCATGGCGCTTTACGGGTTGTGGATGCAGAACCCGCAGCCCGACATGCTGGCCATCGAGACGGCGCTGCAGGGCAATCTCTGCCGCTGCACCGGCTACGAACCGATCGTGAAAGCCGCCTTCGCCGCCTCGGAAGCCGGCGGGCAGCACATGGACGCGCTGGCCGTCGAGCGCGACCGCGTCACCGCCGCGTTGCAGGCCATCCCGGCCGAACGGGTCGAAGTTTCGCGCGGCGAGGACCGCGCCATCCTGCCGGCCGATGCCGCCGACCTGGCGCAGGTGCTGGCCGAGAACCCCAAGGCCACCATCGTCGCAGGCGCCACCGATGTGGGCCTGTGGGTGACGAAATTCCTGCGCGACATCTCTCCCGCTGTGTTCATCGGCCATCTGCAGGATCTCAAGCAGATCGAGCTCGCAGAGGGCCGCGTCACCATCGGCGCCGGCGTGACCTATACCGAGTTCGAGCCCTTCCTGCGCGAACATTTCCCCGAAGCGGTGGATTACTGGCTGCGCATCGGCGGCTGGCAGGTCCGCAATGCCGGCACCATCGGCGGCAATGTCGCGAACGGCTCGCCCATCGGCGAGACGCCGCCCCTGCTGATCGCGCTGGGGGCCACGCTGCGGCTGCGCGGCGCCGAGGGCGCGCGGGAATTGCCCATCGAGGACTACTTCATCGAATACGGCAAGCAGGACCGCCGCCCCGGCGAGTTCGTGGAAGCGATCACCGTGCCGCTGAAGGGCAAGGCGCGCATCGCCGCCTACAAGGTCAGCAAGCGCCACCATGCCGACATCACCGCCTCGGCCGCCGCCTTCCGGGTCGAGACCGACGGCGCCACCATCATCGACGCCCGCGTCGCCTTCGGCGGCATGGCCGCGACGCCGAAACGCGCCACCCAGGCCGAGGCGGCGCTGAAGGGCCAGCCCTTCACTGCCGAGACCTTCGAGGCCGCGGCCAAGGCCGTCGCCAATGACTTCCAGCCGCTCAGCGACTGGCGGGCCAGCAAGGAATATCGCCAGCAACTCGCCGCCAATTTCTTCCGCCGCTTCTGGCTTGAACAGTCCGGCGCGGAACACCGCCTGAGGAGGGTCGAATGAAACAGGACGTCTTCGTCAAGGGCGCCGCCCATACGCCCATCATCCACGATTCCGCCATCAAGCACGTCACCGGCAGCGCCGATTACACCGACGACCTGATGGAGCCGGTCGGCACGCTGCACGGCTATCTGGGGCTGTCCTCGGTCGCGCATGGCCGGATCACGGCGATGGACCTCGACGCGGTGCGCAAGGCGCCGGGCGTCCATGCGGTGCTGACGGCCGACGACATCCCGGGCGAGAACGACATCAGCCCGACCGGGCTGCATGACGAGCCGGTCTTCGCCTTCCCCGAGGTGCAGTTCGTCGGCCAGCCGATCTTTGCCGTGGTGGCCGAGACCCGCGACCAGGCCCGCCGCGCCTGCCAGCTGGCCCGGGTGGAATACGAGGAACTGCCCTTTGCCATCGACGCGATCAGCGCCCGCGACGCCGGCATGGGCTATGTCACCAAGCCGCTGAAGCTCAAGCGCGGCGACATGGCCGAAATGGACCGCGCGCCCCGCCACCTTTCCGGTCGGCTGACCGTCGGCGGGCAGGAGCATTTCTACCTGGAAAGCCAGATCGCCTTCGCCATCCCGGGCGAGGATGACGAAGTGATCGTCAACACCTCGACCCAGCACCCCAGCGAGGTGCAGCACATGGTCGCCCATGTGCTGGGCGTGCCGTCGAACGCGGTGGTGGTGAACGTGCGCCGCATGGGCGGCGGCTTCGGCGGCAAGGAATCGCAGATGAACGGCTTCTGCGCCATCGCCGCCCTGGCCGCGAAGACGCTGAAGCGCGCCGTCAAGATCCGCCCCGACCGCGACGACGATTTCCAGATCACCGGCAAGCGCCACGATTTCGTCATCGACTACGCGGTGGGCTATGACGAGACCGGCAAGATTCACGCCGTCGATGCCGATTTCTATGCCCGCTGCGGCTTTTCCTCGGACCTGTCCGGCCCGGTGACCGACCGGGCGCTGTTCCATGCCGACAACGCCTATTACTATCCGGCGGTCGAGCTGCGCAGCCATCCGATGAAGACCAACACCTGCTCGAACACCGCCTTCCGCGGCTTCGGCGGCCCGCAAGGGGTGGTGATGGCCGAGCGCATCGTCGAGGATATCGCCTATCAGCTCGGCCGCGACCCGCTGGAGATCCGCAAGCTGAACCTCTACGAAAACGGCCAGCTCACCCCCTATCACCAGGAGGTCGAGGACCAGATCCTGCCGCGCATCTTCGAGGAGCTGGAGGCCAGCAGCGACTATCACGCCCGCCGCCAGGCGGTGCTGGACTGGAACGCGCGCGCCGAACGCGAAGGCGGCGCCATCCGCAAGGGCATCGCCCTGACCCCAGTCAAGTTCGGCATCAGCTTCACCGCGACCTGGTACAACCAGGCCGGCGCGCTGATCCACATCTATTCCGACGGCTCGATCCACCTGAACCACGGCGGCACCGAGATGGGCCAGGGCCTGAACACCAAGGTGGCGCAGGTCGTGGCCGAGGCGCTGGGGGTCAGCATCGACCGCATCCGCATCACCAAGACCACGACCGAGAAGGTGCCCAACACCTCGGCCACCGCCGCCTCCTCGGGCTCGGACCTGAACGGCATGGCGGCGCTGGACGCCTGCCGCCAGCTGATCGAGCGGCTGACCGGCTTCGCCGCCGAGGCCAGGGGCGTGCCGCCGGAACTGGTCAGCATCGGCGAGACGGTGCAGATCGGCAGCGAGAACATGCCCTTCGCCGATTTCATCAAGACCGCCTATCTGGCCCGCATCCAGCTTTCGGCGGCCGGCTTCTACAAGACGCCCAAGATCCACTGGAACCGCGACACCGGACAGGGCCGGCCGTTCTATTACTTCGCCTATGGCGCCGCCTGTTCCGAAGTCTCTGTCGACACGCTGACCGGCGAATATGTCATCGAGCGCGCCGACGTGCTGCATGACGTGGGCCGCAGCCTGAATCCCGCACTCGACAAGGGCCAGGTCGAGGGCGCCTTCGTGCAGGGCACCGGCTGGCTGACCAGCGAGGAACTCTGGTGGGACCAGAAGGGCCGGCTGCGCACCCACGCCCCCTCGACCTACAAGATCCCGCTGGCCTCGGACCGACCCAAGGTCTTCAACGTCGCGTTGGCCGACTGGTCGGTGAACCGCGAGGCGACGATCAAGCGCTCGAAAGCGGTGGGCG belongs to Paracoccus sp. TOH and includes:
- the xdhB gene encoding xanthine dehydrogenase molybdopterin binding subunit — encoded protein: MKQDVFVKGAAHTPIIHDSAIKHVTGSADYTDDLMEPVGTLHGYLGLSSVAHGRITAMDLDAVRKAPGVHAVLTADDIPGENDISPTGLHDEPVFAFPEVQFVGQPIFAVVAETRDQARRACQLARVEYEELPFAIDAISARDAGMGYVTKPLKLKRGDMAEMDRAPRHLSGRLTVGGQEHFYLESQIAFAIPGEDDEVIVNTSTQHPSEVQHMVAHVLGVPSNAVVVNVRRMGGGFGGKESQMNGFCAIAALAAKTLKRAVKIRPDRDDDFQITGKRHDFVIDYAVGYDETGKIHAVDADFYARCGFSSDLSGPVTDRALFHADNAYYYPAVELRSHPMKTNTCSNTAFRGFGGPQGVVMAERIVEDIAYQLGRDPLEIRKLNLYENGQLTPYHQEVEDQILPRIFEELEASSDYHARRQAVLDWNARAEREGGAIRKGIALTPVKFGISFTATWYNQAGALIHIYSDGSIHLNHGGTEMGQGLNTKVAQVVAEALGVSIDRIRITKTTTEKVPNTSATAASSGSDLNGMAALDACRQLIERLTGFAAEARGVPPELVSIGETVQIGSENMPFADFIKTAYLARIQLSAAGFYKTPKIHWNRDTGQGRPFYYFAYGAACSEVSVDTLTGEYVIERADVLHDVGRSLNPALDKGQVEGAFVQGTGWLTSEELWWDQKGRLRTHAPSTYKIPLASDRPKVFNVALADWSVNREATIKRSKAVGEPPFMLGISVFQALNMAVASFNGYRENPRIDAPATPERVLMAIERLRP
- the xdhA gene encoding xanthine dehydrogenase small subunit; this encodes MGQELRFLLNNTEIRLTEAGSRDTLLDFLRLNRRLTGTKEGCAEGDCGACTVLVGRLHQGRLHYEPINACIRFLASCHGCHVVTVEHLRGADGGLHPVQAAMVEHHGSQCGFCTPGFVMALYGLWMQNPQPDMLAIETALQGNLCRCTGYEPIVKAAFAASEAGGQHMDALAVERDRVTAALQAIPAERVEVSRGEDRAILPADAADLAQVLAENPKATIVAGATDVGLWVTKFLRDISPAVFIGHLQDLKQIELAEGRVTIGAGVTYTEFEPFLREHFPEAVDYWLRIGGWQVRNAGTIGGNVANGSPIGETPPLLIALGATLRLRGAEGARELPIEDYFIEYGKQDRRPGEFVEAITVPLKGKARIAAYKVSKRHHADITASAAAFRVETDGATIIDARVAFGGMAATPKRATQAEAALKGQPFTAETFEAAAKAVANDFQPLSDWRASKEYRQQLAANFFRRFWLEQSGAEHRLRRVE
- a CDS encoding LysR family transcriptional regulator encodes the protein MPYLESLRVFVRVVELGSITAGGRDLRMSPAVASNRIKDLETRYGVRLLNRTTRKLVPTEVGRAFYDNARRVIETLDEAEAVVSGFSGMPHGALRVTAPLGLGRRLIAPLVPKFCDEYSGVEVRLRLSDRNVDIIADGIDLAFFLGEPQDSALKWRRIAECRRALVATRAYLDEHGRPERPEDLTAHNCLLLRYPRSPEYYWVLQTPEGPQKLLVNGKFDADDGDVLSSWALGGRGIVNRPRYEVAEHLAAGRLVEVLPDYPPIPSQFGVLTPHRRLQDPKVRLFADFIARETRGVFA